The stretch of DNA ACGGCGGGCAGTGGCACCACCACCGGAACCGTCTCGACGGGAACCACCGGCGGATCGGGCACGAGCGGGAGCGTCGCGCACGGCGGCTCAGTGGGCCTGCTGCACTTCGGCATCAACGGCGACACCCGGCCGCCGAGCTGCGAGGACACCGCGAACTACCCCACGGCGATCATCAACGCCATCGGCGACGCGTACAAGACCAAGAATGTGCAGTTCGCCGTCGACCTCGGCGATCACATGTACGTGTGCAACAACGACGCCTCCATCGCGAGCCAGCAGATGGGGCTCTTCATGCAGGGCGTCTCGCACTTCGGCGGCACGTGGTTCATGACCGAGGGCAACCACGAGTGCATGGGCTCGGGCAGCGGCTACTGCCCCACCGGCTCGACCAACGTGAACTTCCAGGCCTTCCTGCAGGCGCTCGCGCCCATCTCCAGCACGCCGTACTACAGCGTGGACATCCAGACCTCGCTCGGGCTGGCGACGTTCGTGGTGGTCGCGGACAACAGCTTCGACTCCACCCAGCAGACCTGGCTGGAGAACACGCTCACCACCGCCGACGCCAACGCCAAGTACACCATCATCGCCAAGCACCACCCCGAGGGCGACACGAGCGTGGCCGCGAACACGACGATCATGTCCATCATCCGCGCGCACAAGTTCGCGCTGCTGCTCACCGGCCACTCGCACGAGTACAAGCACCAGACCACCGACAGCGGCCGCGACCTCGTGCTCGGCAACGGCGGCGCGCCGCTCATCTCCGCGGGCACCTTCAACGGCTACGGCGTCGTCGACCAGCAGTCGAACGGCCAGCTCCAGGTGAGCATCTTCGACGTGCAGAGCGGCGCCATGCAGGACCAGTGGTCCGTGAGCCCGAACTGAGTCCACGCGCGACGTCAAGAGAAGACAATCCGCTGTCGCTCGCCGGATCGTTCGCAGGTTTCTTGGTCTGGCAACTGCGGCTCGCGGCGCGCGAGAATTCCTTCGCACACCCCGGGAGCACGCACGATGAGCACGGTGACGGTTCGATCCGGTGACACGCTGTCGAAGATTGCCGCGCGGAGTGGTGTGTCGCTCGAGGCCATCGAGCGCGCCAACCCGAAGCTGAACCCCAACCTCATCTTCCCCGGGCAGCAGATCGCCATCCCCGACGGCTTCGACGCGCCCAAGGCGCCGCCGCCGATGAACCTCTCCGGCAACGCGCCGGCGCGGGTGAACGCCCCCAGCGCGCCCACGGGCAGCTCCGGCACGAACGCGGCCGACGTGGCGCGCCAGTTCCTGGGCCAGAGCGAGTACCAGCTGCAGCCCTCGGGCAAGCTCGACATGGACAAGTGGGTTCCCAAGACCGTGGACTGCGCCAACTTCGTCTCGGGCTGCCTGGAGAAGGCGGGGCTCATCACCCACGCGCAGCGCAGCGACAACGTGAGCGGCCTGGCCAACAACCTGCGCCACGCGGGCTGGACCGACGTGCCGCTCGCGAACGCCAAGCCCGGCGACGTGGTGTGCTTCGACGGCCCCGGCGGCAAGTACCAGCACGTGGAGATCTTCAACGGCTTCGTGAACGGCCAGCCGCAGTTCATTGGCTCGAACAACGTGAACCGCGACGGCACCCAGTCCATCACCACCGACAACGGGAAGTGGGCGTACAACTTCCACGTGCTGCAGGCGCCCTGATTCAAGGGTGCGTGTCGTGACGGATCTTGACGCCGTCGGCACGCGACGCAGCGTGAAACACCCGCGCGCCCGCGAGGTGTGAGAGCACCACCTCGCGGTCCGAGAGCCAGGTCGCGGTCACCTCGCCGCGACTCCCGTGATCAGAGTCGGAGACGAGTGCGTTGCCGCTGCTGTTGGAGAGCGTGTCGTCGGCGTCGAGGATCGAGGCCTGAACGCTGAAGTTCGTGGTGGCGCCTCAGTCGCGTTCAAAGACCACGACCTTCCGCTGCCCGCTGGGCGAAGGGAAGTCGTGGAGCGGCTCGTTTCCGCAGAGCCCGTGGCGAGCACGAAGAGCCCGCCAGCGACGACGGCCACAAGCGCGAGCAAGCTCGACGCGACGATCACCCCGATCTTCGTGTCTCGCCGCCATGCCATGCTCGCGGAACAACCCGCCGCCACGCGGATTCCCGATTTCGAGGGACAATCCCTCCTCGAATGGCCGAGTCCGACCTCAGCGGAGCCGTTGAACCGCGCCACACCTGGCGCTGGGCGTTCATCTGGGCGCTTCCGATGGCGCTCTGGATCGCAGCGTTCTGCGGCACGGGCCTCGGCTTCGCGGCGCAGGCGCTGGAGTGGAAGCACGACCACGAGAGCTGGCGCTCGACGATTCAGTCCTGGCGCGATGAGGGGCACGACGAGATCGCCGATCCGCAGCAGGAGACGCTCGACGCCGACGATCGCCGCTACTTCTTTCTCGTGACGGGCCTCGCGCTGGGCTTCGCGGCGTCGATCGGGATCGCTTGGCTCTACCGCCGCAAGGTGCCGCCCGCGCGGCGGGGTGGCCTTCGCGCGATGGTGCTGGGCGTGGTGATCTGCGCGGTGCTCGCGCTCGCCGGCTTCGTGCTGCTGGGCATGGCCATGAAGGGCGCCATCACCGGATGAGTACGATCACTGCGCGAGCGTCAGCTTGGCAAGATCCGCGCGACGCCTCGAATCCAGCGCGCCG from Deltaproteobacteria bacterium encodes:
- a CDS encoding LysM peptidoglycan-binding domain-containing protein: MSTVTVRSGDTLSKIAARSGVSLEAIERANPKLNPNLIFPGQQIAIPDGFDAPKAPPPMNLSGNAPARVNAPSAPTGSSGTNAADVARQFLGQSEYQLQPSGKLDMDKWVPKTVDCANFVSGCLEKAGLITHAQRSDNVSGLANNLRHAGWTDVPLANAKPGDVVCFDGPGGKYQHVEIFNGFVNGQPQFIGSNNVNRDGTQSITTDNGKWAYNFHVLQAP
- a CDS encoding metallophosphoesterase gives rise to the protein MRSAVVVCAAGLMALGCSPTVAKVTPIAPPDTTGTTGTTGTTGNGSRAMCDACQVDADCGEAGVAACISETVLPGGHCAPVCTVDADCPAGASCLGTSGTMKVCYPSSQTCEGSSTTTATSSTSTSNTSTSSTSATSTSTGGTTASSTGSGTTTSTSSSGTTTGSSCPGYADPNTPAGCTCSSGHTCGANNCYGGWYCQLSDSKCVAPPTSCAGSGTTTAGSGTTTGTVSTGTTGGSGTSGSVAHGGSVGLLHFGINGDTRPPSCEDTANYPTAIINAIGDAYKTKNVQFAVDLGDHMYVCNNDASIASQQMGLFMQGVSHFGGTWFMTEGNHECMGSGSGYCPTGSTNVNFQAFLQALAPISSTPYYSVDIQTSLGLATFVVVADNSFDSTQQTWLENTLTTADANAKYTIIAKHHPEGDTSVAANTTIMSIIRAHKFALLLTGHSHEYKHQTTDSGRDLVLGNGGAPLISAGTFNGYGVVDQQSNGQLQVSIFDVQSGAMQDQWSVSPN